In the genome of Notamacropus eugenii isolate mMacEug1 chromosome 5, mMacEug1.pri_v2, whole genome shotgun sequence, one region contains:
- the SCN4B gene encoding sodium channel regulatory subunit beta-4 isoform X2: MPRAGYQVPTAAKWLGTGLLGFLLFPCSLTLEVSVGKATTITAVNGTDVLLPCTFSTCMGFENLHFWWTFNNSEEFKNLIDGIVKNEKSEPKIRSNIDPSRIEMVGSVKEKKNNISILILNLEFSDKGKYTCRVKNPKEKNAEHEATISLIVVDKLVKVDNTVTIIILSVVGGLIGLLIVIMLIKKFVTFIIKKTQEKKKECLVNSSGNDNTENGMAGSKAEQKGTPKL, translated from the exons GTTTTCTCCTGTTCCCTTGTTCTCTGACGCTGGAGGTGTCTGTGGGGAAGGCTACCACCATCACAGCTGTAAATGGAACCGATGTCCTGCTGCCTTGCACCTTCTCCACCTGTATGGGCTTCGAAAACCTACATTTCTGGTGGACATTCAATAACTCAGAGGAATTCAAGAAT CTGATTGACGGTATAGTGAAGAATGAAAAGTCAGAACCAAAGATTAGGTCCAACATTGACCCGTCCCGCATTGAGATGGTTGGCTctgtgaaggagaaaaagaacaacaTCTCAATTTTGATTCTTAACCTAGAGTTCTCGGACAAGGGAAAGTACACTTGCCGTGTGAAGAACCCCAAGGAGAAGAACGCTGAGCATGAAGCCACCATCTCTCTCATTGTTGTTGACAAGT TGGTGAAAGTAGACAACACCGTGACAATCATCATCCTCTCAGTTGTGGGTGGTCTCATTGGACTTCTCATTGTCATCATGTTGATTAAGAAGTTTGTTACTTTCATCATTAAGAAGACCCAAGAAAAGAA GAAGGAATGCCTCGTGAACTCATCAGGGAATGACAACACTGAGAATGGAATGGCTGGTTCCAAAGCGGAACAGAAAGGAACACCAAAGTTGTAA
- the SCN4B gene encoding sodium channel regulatory subunit beta-4 isoform X3 translates to MGFENLHFWWTFNNSEEFKNLIDGIVKNEKSEPKIRSNIDPSRIEMVGSVKEKKNNISILILNLEFSDKGKYTCRVKNPKEKNAEHEATISLIVVDKLVKVDNTVTIIILSVVGGLIGLLIVIMLIKKFVTFIIKKTQEKKKECLVNSSGNDNTENGMAGSKAEQKGTPKL, encoded by the exons ATGGGCTTCGAAAACCTACATTTCTGGTGGACATTCAATAACTCAGAGGAATTCAAGAAT CTGATTGACGGTATAGTGAAGAATGAAAAGTCAGAACCAAAGATTAGGTCCAACATTGACCCGTCCCGCATTGAGATGGTTGGCTctgtgaaggagaaaaagaacaacaTCTCAATTTTGATTCTTAACCTAGAGTTCTCGGACAAGGGAAAGTACACTTGCCGTGTGAAGAACCCCAAGGAGAAGAACGCTGAGCATGAAGCCACCATCTCTCTCATTGTTGTTGACAAGT TGGTGAAAGTAGACAACACCGTGACAATCATCATCCTCTCAGTTGTGGGTGGTCTCATTGGACTTCTCATTGTCATCATGTTGATTAAGAAGTTTGTTACTTTCATCATTAAGAAGACCCAAGAAAAGAA GAAGGAATGCCTCGTGAACTCATCAGGGAATGACAACACTGAGAATGGAATGGCTGGTTCCAAAGCGGAACAGAAAGGAACACCAAAGTTGTAA